A window of Castanea sativa cultivar Marrone di Chiusa Pesio chromosome 1, ASM4071231v1 contains these coding sequences:
- the LOC142641532 gene encoding RING-H2 finger protein ATL56: MPPLQQTQTQSHGSPPKPNPRVLSLLLKAIIMALLTSLFFLFLGLASAALLLLHLSLSHHRHRHRRGSSLSPATAAPSSGLSPTVLDALPRFRLKRTQPHRRNNSNSNSNSNNSSDVVLGGDDDCVVCLDAFKDAQWCRRLSACGHVFHMRCVDSWLAKVAACPICRAPVRSNAAVTGSSVVSLEEEEKNIWVFW; encoded by the coding sequence ATGCCTCCTCTACagcaaacccaaacccaaagcCACGGCTCACCACCGAAACCAAACCCAAGAGTCCTATCCCTACTCCTTAAAGCCATCATAATGGCTCTCTTAACCtccctcttcttcctcttcctcggCTTAGCCTCCGCCGCCTTACTCCTcctccacctctctctctcccaccaccgccaccgccaccgccgcGGCTCTTCTCTCTCCCCCGCCACCGCAGCTCCTTCTTCCGGCCTTTCCCCTACAGTTCTCGACGCCCTCCCCCGCTTCCGATTAAAACGCACCCAACCCCACCGCCgcaacaacagcaacagcaacagcaacagcaacaacagCAGCGACGTCGTTCTTGGAGGAGACGATGATTGCGTGGTCTGCCTTGACGCTTTCAAAGACGCCCAGTGGTGTAGGAGGCTCTCTGCTTGTGGTCACGTGTTCCACATGAGGTGTGTTGACTCTTGGCTTGCAAAGGTCGCCGCTTGTCCTATTTGCCGTGCACCTGTTCGATCAAATGCCGCCGTGACGGGTTCTTCTGTTGTGAGTTTggaggaagaggaaaaaaatatctGGGTGTTTTGGTAG